A region of Cellulophaga sp. RHA19 DNA encodes the following proteins:
- a CDS encoding SusD/RagB family nutrient-binding outer membrane lipoprotein, with protein MKNIKILFGVLILIVVSACQDLSDINDNPNNVNQTHPQLLLTNIASSAFSVNGTSSLYASRMLVQTDGENNNQYYNWDRASFGNYNMLGEVTKMIQEGKRIESNEYVAIGKFFRAYYFYNLTLTFGDIPYSEALQGETNDSFSPKYDSQKEVFIGILKELKEANTLLKENNAIVAGDIIYNGDTSQWQKLINSFRLKVLLTLSNKEGDSDLNVKSTFSSIYDNESIMQSIEDNGQLVFLDQEGSRYTEFNSSGYGSGMYMSSTFIKRLQDREDPRLFIFCGRTKNAKEAGLGLDDFSAYEGGDPLAPYAEVNDKAAAGDVSKVNLRYTTDPTTEPHNLLSYSEVEFILAEAAVRGWISTDAKMHYENGIKASFSFYNTYANGYESYVESTDAETYIAGSMVAFNTSASLAEKLDFILTQKYFTSFLQSGWRMYFDHLRTGYPTFVQAPGVTPPTRWIYPLSEYNNNSDNVAKAIESQFGAGNDKIREATWWLK; from the coding sequence ATGAAAAATATAAAAATTTTATTCGGTGTACTTATTTTGATAGTGGTTTCTGCTTGTCAAGATTTATCAGACATAAATGACAATCCAAATAATGTCAATCAAACTCATCCGCAGTTATTATTAACAAACATAGCGAGTAGTGCTTTTAGTGTTAATGGCACATCTTCTTTATATGCATCTCGTATGTTGGTACAAACAGATGGTGAAAATAACAATCAATATTACAATTGGGATAGAGCCAGTTTTGGCAATTACAATATGTTAGGTGAGGTTACCAAAATGATACAAGAAGGTAAAAGAATAGAAAGTAATGAATACGTAGCTATTGGTAAATTTTTTAGAGCTTATTATTTTTATAATCTAACTTTAACCTTTGGCGATATACCATATAGTGAAGCTTTACAAGGAGAGACAAATGATAGTTTTAGTCCTAAATATGACTCTCAAAAAGAAGTTTTTATTGGTATTTTAAAAGAACTTAAAGAAGCAAACACACTGTTAAAAGAGAATAATGCTATTGTAGCAGGAGATATTATTTATAATGGAGATACGTCTCAGTGGCAAAAACTTATAAATTCGTTTAGGTTAAAAGTGCTTTTAACGTTATCTAACAAAGAGGGAGATTCAGATTTAAATGTAAAAAGTACTTTTTCGTCCATTTACGATAACGAATCTATTATGCAGTCTATAGAAGATAATGGCCAGCTTGTATTTTTAGATCAAGAAGGCAGTAGGTATACAGAGTTTAATTCTAGTGGATATGGATCTGGTATGTATATGTCCTCTACATTTATTAAAAGGTTACAAGATAGAGAAGATCCTAGGTTATTTATTTTTTGTGGAAGAACAAAAAATGCTAAAGAAGCTGGCTTAGGTTTAGATGATTTTAGTGCTTATGAAGGAGGAGATCCTCTAGCTCCGTATGCAGAGGTTAATGATAAAGCTGCTGCTGGTGATGTTTCTAAAGTAAATTTAAGATATACAACAGACCCAACAACAGAGCCACACAATTTGTTAAGTTATTCTGAAGTAGAATTTATTTTAGCAGAAGCAGCAGTTCGTGGTTGGATTTCTACAGATGCCAAAATGCATTATGAAAATGGAATCAAGGCGTCATTTAGTTTTTACAATACTTATGCCAATGGTTATGAGTCCTACGTAGAATCTACAGATGCAGAGACATATATAGCAGGCTCTATGGTTGCTTTTAACACTAGTGCCAGCTTAGCAGAGAAGTTGGATTTTATTTTAACGCAAAAATATTTTACTTCTTTTCTTCAATCAGGGTGGCGTATGTATTTTGATCATTTGAGGACAGGTTATCCTACATTTGTTCAAGCTCCTGGAGTAACGCCACCAACAAGATGGATTTACCCTTTGTCAGAATACAACAACAATTCAGATAATGTCGCAAAAGCAATAGAGTCACAGTTTGGTGCTGGTAATGATAAAATTAGAGAAGCAACGTGGTGGTTAAAATAA
- a CDS encoding ATP-binding protein: MGKFFALIVVLLFFSCTSKQNATTLSTASKLDSVSFYLNEVANTKLKPSKKIEIVNKAYKLVKFTDDELYNTVLTQKTHTHLLLQQYDSLLFYSKLFINHSKYTKNKTNLGFIYYLKAYYFHTIANNIDSAFVNYNLSKNQYKAVNDSSWIAKNLISISNIQKNKSDFFGSKETITEALHYLNPNKDSITAAHAYNTLASDHRKLLNFDDAELYYKKAINLTTSYKSILIYKNNLAASYIDSKKYSKAITLLTEVYENDLTQNDKKQAARVLDNLAYTKWLNGSTHNIETDLLNALLQRTKHKDLKGKIASYTHLGEFYTSTNPKKASSYLDSVITLSKVVKNPKAEKDALNFLIKIHPKNINYRDRYLFIQDSLYKNDLKVKTQFAKYKYDDALKEESILQLEKEKAQKELELTQQRAQKQGYSIGIAVLLLSLCFLFYFYMQRNKRLKQQNKLDKLQATLETEAQLSRKLHDDFGAKINHAMVLLQNNTETTKVLDSLEDLYKQSRDFSREINDVDTGENYKDHLYGMLQQNNNQDIKLVITGGKNIDWTIVNKINKTVLYKVLRELVINTNKHSKATVINISFKQNSKKLEIICSDNGIGATKKALNTKNGLLNTEKRIKAINGTIIFETKKNEGFKSVIEIPN, from the coding sequence TTGGGTAAGTTTTTTGCACTTATAGTAGTTCTCCTATTTTTTTCCTGTACTTCTAAACAAAACGCTACTACACTAAGTACAGCATCTAAATTAGATAGTGTTTCATTTTACCTTAATGAGGTTGCCAACACAAAACTTAAACCTTCTAAAAAAATAGAGATTGTTAACAAAGCCTATAAGCTGGTAAAGTTTACAGATGATGAATTATACAATACTGTTTTAACTCAAAAAACACATACTCACCTTCTTCTACAACAATATGATAGTTTGTTGTTTTACAGTAAACTGTTTATAAATCATTCTAAGTACACAAAAAACAAAACAAATCTAGGGTTTATATATTATTTAAAGGCATACTATTTTCACACTATAGCTAATAATATAGATAGTGCTTTTGTAAACTACAATTTATCTAAAAACCAGTATAAAGCTGTTAATGATAGTAGTTGGATAGCTAAAAACTTAATTAGCATTAGTAATATTCAAAAAAATAAAAGCGATTTTTTTGGGAGTAAAGAAACCATTACAGAAGCATTGCATTATTTAAACCCAAATAAAGACAGTATAACCGCTGCCCATGCCTATAATACATTGGCTAGTGACCACAGAAAATTATTAAATTTTGATGATGCAGAACTGTACTATAAAAAGGCTATTAATTTAACTACAAGCTATAAAAGTATACTTATTTATAAAAATAATTTAGCTGCTTCTTACATAGACAGTAAAAAATATTCTAAAGCAATTACTTTATTAACTGAGGTATATGAAAATGATTTAACCCAAAATGATAAAAAACAAGCAGCAAGGGTACTAGATAATTTAGCCTATACTAAATGGTTAAACGGCAGTACACATAATATAGAGACAGACTTGCTAAACGCTTTACTACAAAGAACCAAGCATAAAGATTTAAAGGGTAAAATTGCTAGTTATACACATTTGGGTGAGTTTTATACGAGTACAAACCCTAAAAAAGCTTCTTCATATTTAGATTCGGTTATTACCTTATCTAAGGTGGTAAAAAACCCTAAAGCTGAAAAAGACGCATTAAATTTTTTAATTAAAATACACCCTAAAAATATAAATTATAGAGATCGGTATTTATTTATACAGGATAGTCTTTATAAAAATGATTTAAAAGTAAAAACTCAGTTTGCTAAGTATAAATATGATGATGCCTTAAAAGAAGAATCTATTTTACAACTTGAAAAAGAAAAAGCTCAAAAAGAACTAGAACTAACCCAACAACGTGCACAAAAACAAGGATATAGTATTGGTATTGCTGTTCTTTTATTAAGTTTATGCTTTCTGTTTTACTTTTATATGCAGCGTAATAAAAGACTAAAACAACAAAACAAATTAGACAAATTACAGGCTACTTTAGAAACCGAAGCACAACTGTCTAGAAAACTACATGACGATTTTGGAGCAAAAATAAATCACGCAATGGTATTGTTACAAAACAATACAGAAACAACAAAGGTTTTAGATTCTTTAGAAGATTTATACAAGCAAAGCAGAGATTTTTCTAGAGAAATAAATGATGTAGATACAGGTGAAAATTATAAAGACCATTTATATGGTATGTTACAACAAAACAATAATCAAGATATAAAACTAGTAATTACTGGTGGTAAAAATATAGACTGGACTATTGTAAATAAAATAAACAAAACTGTACTTTATAAGGTACTTAGAGAACTTGTAATAAATACAAATAAGCATAGTAAAGCTACTGTTATTAACATTAGTTTTAAGCAAAACTCTAAAAAATTAGAAATTATATGTTCTGATAATGGCATTGGAGCAACAAAAAAAGCACTAAATACAAAAAATGGACTCCTGAATACGGAAAAGCGTATTAAAGCCATAAACGGAACAATTATATTTGAAACCAAGAAAAACGAGGGTTTTAAATCCGTAATTGAAATTCCTAATTAA
- a CDS encoding DNA-binding response regulator encodes MFTKVLIAEDFQDTNNGIVAAITKKLFITDIKEELYCDKAYNRAVVAYKNNVPFQLLVTDLQFKEGYTDRKLTSGIELINAIKRVQPNIKVIVNSMEDNPTKIKALFEEQKINGFVCKGRENLNELMTAIQDVYNGTNYVSPQINMSSNTTIIELDDFDILMLKELAEGLSKKEIVLKFKQNNITPNSESTIDKRIGKLFDDFEAKNTTHLIAKLTRDGII; translated from the coding sequence ATGTTTACTAAAGTGTTAATAGCCGAAGATTTTCAGGACACCAACAATGGTATTGTAGCTGCCATAACAAAAAAGCTCTTTATTACAGATATTAAAGAAGAGTTGTACTGCGACAAAGCTTACAACCGTGCCGTAGTTGCATATAAAAACAACGTTCCTTTTCAGCTCTTGGTAACAGATTTACAGTTTAAAGAAGGTTACACAGACCGTAAGCTTACCTCTGGCATAGAGCTTATAAATGCTATAAAAAGAGTACAGCCAAATATTAAGGTTATTGTAAATTCTATGGAAGATAACCCAACAAAAATAAAAGCTCTTTTTGAAGAGCAAAAAATAAATGGTTTTGTATGTAAAGGCAGAGAAAACCTAAACGAACTTATGACTGCTATACAAGATGTTTATAACGGTACCAACTACGTATCTCCACAAATAAATATGTCTTCTAACACTACTATTATAGAGTTAGATGATTTTGATATACTTATGTTAAAAGAGCTAGCAGAAGGCTTAAGTAAAAAAGAAATTGTATTAAAGTTTAAACAAAACAATATTACTCCTAATAGCGAAAGTACAATAGACAAAAGAATTGGCAAGTTATTTGATGATTTTGAGGCTAAGAATACAACACACCTAATTGCTAAATTAACTAGAGACGGAATTATATAA
- a CDS encoding metallophosphoesterase translates to MKKVYQYTLVVFLIIAVQQAVLAQKKYEAPKLSNPNSWTLILVPDTQNYVKYQRNQGTLDLMTAWISENIDSLNIKMVLCTGDLVEQNDMIVPDGKNGNQTSRQQWLAVSRMFGRLDGQVPYVLAAGNHDYGYKGVEHRGSNYNTYFPAHKNQANYKLLSAAAKNAGGHPSLENSAFDFTAPNGRKFLFMTLEFAPRDTIVQWAKNVVDEEKYKNHTVALLTHSYLNSKNERIKKENYPIKDGNYGEAVWQKLVEPSKNIQLVFSGHIGGADDFKAHVGFKEDKNKGRKKVNQMAFNAQAMGGGWQGNGGDGWLRILEFLPDNKTVKVHTFSPFFAASPVTKHLAWSTESYNDFTFTLD, encoded by the coding sequence ATGAAAAAGGTTTATCAGTATACATTAGTTGTATTTTTAATAATAGCAGTACAGCAAGCTGTATTAGCTCAAAAAAAGTATGAAGCTCCAAAGTTATCTAATCCTAATTCTTGGACACTAATTTTAGTGCCAGACACACAAAACTATGTAAAGTACCAACGCAACCAAGGAACATTAGATTTAATGACAGCTTGGATTAGTGAAAACATAGATTCACTAAACATAAAAATGGTGCTGTGTACCGGAGATTTAGTAGAACAAAATGACATGATTGTTCCAGACGGTAAAAACGGAAACCAAACAAGTAGACAACAATGGTTGGCTGTGTCTAGAATGTTTGGTAGGTTAGATGGGCAGGTTCCTTATGTTTTAGCTGCGGGTAATCACGATTATGGTTATAAAGGAGTAGAGCACAGAGGTTCTAATTACAATACTTATTTTCCGGCACATAAAAACCAAGCTAATTATAAATTACTTAGTGCAGCTGCTAAAAATGCAGGTGGACACCCAAGTTTAGAAAACTCAGCTTTTGATTTTACAGCACCAAACGGACGTAAATTTTTGTTTATGACCTTAGAGTTTGCACCAAGAGATACTATTGTGCAATGGGCAAAAAATGTTGTTGATGAAGAGAAATATAAAAACCATACTGTAGCATTACTTACGCACTCGTATTTAAACTCTAAAAACGAGCGAATAAAAAAAGAAAATTACCCAATAAAAGATGGTAATTACGGAGAAGCTGTGTGGCAAAAATTGGTAGAGCCATCTAAAAATATACAACTTGTTTTTTCTGGCCACATTGGTGGTGCAGATGATTTTAAAGCACATGTAGGTTTTAAAGAAGATAAAAACAAAGGAAGAAAAAAGGTAAATCAAATGGCATTTAACGCCCAAGCTATGGGTGGCGGTTGGCAAGGTAATGGTGGTGATGGTTGGTTACGAATTTTAGAATTTTTACCAGACAATAAAACCGTTAAAGTACATACATTTTCTCCGTTTTTTGCAGCATCACCAGTAACAAAACACTTGGCTTGGAGTACAGAAAGTTACAACGACTTTACTTTTACTTTAGATTAA
- a CDS encoding endonuclease/exonuclease/phosphatase family protein, translating into MLKKLLLLCILSFHFSTYSQSREVKIISWNIRDFGKTKNSEELDKIADIVRDTDILAIQEVVSGYGGAQAVAKLADALNRKGSKWDYVISNPTNSSKYVTERYAFIWKTKYIKIKNRGFLVKELDEKVEREPFLLDFYVNGDKFTVLNFHSRPYNKDPESEIKEISKYILDRFTSPILFVGDFNVNNKNTAFTNLKDKGYKAAVVNKKTTLKKKCYRGQYVNYAIDNIYYSKKIKKVDSKVLDFIKNCTNLETGRYLSDHLPVYMKFSIVK; encoded by the coding sequence ATGCTAAAAAAACTATTATTACTGTGTATACTATCTTTTCATTTTTCTACATATTCTCAGTCTAGAGAAGTAAAAATAATTTCTTGGAATATTAGAGATTTTGGTAAGACAAAAAACAGTGAAGAATTAGATAAAATAGCAGACATTGTTAGAGATACAGATATTTTAGCAATACAAGAAGTTGTATCTGGTTACGGTGGTGCACAGGCAGTTGCCAAACTAGCAGATGCTTTAAACAGAAAAGGTAGTAAGTGGGACTATGTAATTAGCAACCCCACCAACAGCTCTAAATATGTAACAGAGCGTTATGCCTTTATTTGGAAAACTAAATACATAAAAATAAAAAATAGAGGTTTTTTGGTAAAAGAATTAGACGAGAAGGTAGAGAGAGAACCTTTTTTATTAGATTTTTATGTAAACGGAGACAAGTTTACGGTTCTTAATTTTCACTCCAGACCATATAACAAAGACCCCGAAAGTGAAATAAAAGAAATATCAAAATATATATTAGATAGGTTTACTTCTCCAATATTGTTTGTAGGAGATTTTAATGTAAATAATAAAAACACAGCGTTTACTAACCTTAAAGATAAAGGCTACAAAGCAGCAGTAGTAAATAAGAAAACAACACTAAAAAAGAAGTGTTATAGAGGGCAGTATGTAAACTATGCTATTGATAATATTTACTACTCTAAAAAAATAAAAAAGGTAGATAGCAAGGTTTTAGATTTTATTAAAAATTGTACCAACTTAGAAACAGGAAGATATTTATCAGATCATCTTCCTGTGTATATGAAATTTTCTATTGTTAAGTAG
- a CDS encoding SusC/RagA family TonB-linked outer membrane protein, with protein sequence MKKNQLTLIIALLAIFVGYSQGSLKGKVLDESNVPLGGASVIIKGTKTGVATDFDGRFEINSLQENTVILVSYIGYVTKEVTITNEAFVTIQLFPDSEKLNEIVVTALGITKSEKKIGYATQKIETEIIDEINAPNVGNLFTGQVAGLSVSNPTGLLQSPSFSLRGKTPLIVIDGIAVETDFFDVSANNIADINVLKGTTASALYGSRGRNGAILITTKNAKVEGLEVSVSHNTMVSAGFTVFPETQTEYGNGSNGKYEFWDGKDGGISDGDMIWGPKFEPGVLVSQWNSPIYDNVTGETTPWWGDVAGTQYDDKSRYSRVPTPWEYHNNLKDFMETGVISSTDFSIASKSDKGSFRLSGNYSSQKDRVPNSELKTGGLSFKSRTKLTNSLTLDSKLSYNKVYSPNYPRHGYGPKNHMYTILIWMGDDVDGQDLKNHLYVPGQEGYRQANWNYAWYNNVYFAANELNQKYDANLINAQLKLNYKITEDFKLQARGSAVLKDVFEDRESPKTYLNYGDAREGDYKTWNNERLTVDYDILASYNKAINDNISFDINAGASTFYRKYQQEYNSTDGLVVPFVYSLNNTKGNLNASTYLEEKAINSVYGTLGLDLYNAVFLTVAARNDWSSTLPKENRSYFYPSASLSTIVSNYITMPKAIDYVKFFGSWAKVSNDLSPYNTEAYYSNNGVFGGNVKLQYPNGLVNADIKPESSTSFELGMSTAFLKNKLSLDVTYYNVVDTNQIIDLPISNTSGFENRKVNGNEYTTNGLEVVLNATPIRTDNFRWDIGTNWSKKVKKITEIYGNNDRYNNLKLNERADSYYATVWQKSADGDLILGSNGLPIKDNFQRNLGHSDPSWTLGLQNSFKFKNLSVNVGIDGVWGGLMRSLTVEKMWWGGKHPNSTEFRDAEYAAGQPVYVPKGVNVTSGELVTDTDGTVISDTREYQKNTTAVSWQTWSQNYPYRAAVSYKENKKFANIFDRSFFKLRTLSFKYNFTELVNIESIKNLDITLSGYNLFVWKKADIIDPDFGNDNNLQDPSTRYLGLGVNVKF encoded by the coding sequence ATGAAAAAAAACCAACTAACCCTAATTATTGCTTTATTGGCAATTTTTGTAGGCTATTCCCAAGGTTCGCTTAAAGGAAAAGTCTTAGATGAGAGTAATGTTCCATTGGGTGGGGCATCAGTTATTATAAAAGGAACCAAAACAGGTGTAGCTACTGATTTTGATGGTCGTTTTGAGATTAACTCCCTGCAAGAGAACACAGTAATTTTAGTGTCATACATAGGCTATGTAACAAAAGAAGTTACTATTACTAATGAAGCTTTTGTAACAATTCAGCTTTTTCCAGATTCAGAAAAGTTAAATGAAATTGTTGTTACCGCATTGGGAATTACAAAATCTGAAAAAAAGATTGGGTATGCAACACAGAAGATAGAAACAGAGATTATAGATGAAATAAACGCTCCTAATGTTGGTAATTTATTTACAGGTCAGGTAGCAGGCCTTTCTGTTAGTAACCCAACAGGTCTTTTACAAAGTCCATCTTTTTCTTTGCGAGGTAAAACACCTTTAATTGTAATAGATGGTATAGCTGTAGAAACAGATTTCTTTGACGTGTCTGCTAACAACATAGCAGATATAAATGTACTTAAAGGTACTACAGCATCTGCTTTATATGGTTCTAGAGGTAGAAATGGAGCTATTTTAATTACAACAAAAAATGCTAAAGTAGAAGGTCTAGAGGTTTCTGTAAGTCATAATACAATGGTATCTGCAGGTTTCACAGTTTTTCCAGAAACACAAACAGAGTACGGTAATGGTTCTAATGGTAAATATGAGTTTTGGGATGGTAAAGATGGCGGTATTTCTGATGGAGATATGATCTGGGGGCCAAAATTTGAGCCAGGTGTACTTGTATCACAATGGAACAGTCCAATTTATGATAATGTTACTGGTGAAACTACACCTTGGTGGGGAGATGTTGCAGGTACACAATATGATGATAAATCTCGTTATTCTAGAGTTCCAACTCCTTGGGAATACCATAATAACTTAAAAGACTTTATGGAGACAGGAGTTATTTCATCAACAGATTTTTCTATAGCTAGCAAGTCAGATAAAGGTTCTTTTAGGTTGTCTGGTAATTACTCTTCGCAAAAAGATAGGGTGCCAAATTCCGAGTTAAAAACTGGTGGTTTAAGTTTTAAAAGCAGAACTAAGCTAACCAACTCACTTACTTTAGATAGTAAACTATCATATAACAAAGTTTACTCTCCTAATTATCCACGCCATGGTTACGGACCTAAAAACCATATGTACACTATTCTTATTTGGATGGGAGATGATGTAGATGGCCAAGATTTAAAAAATCATTTATACGTACCAGGTCAAGAAGGTTACAGACAAGCAAACTGGAACTATGCCTGGTATAATAATGTGTACTTTGCTGCTAATGAGCTCAACCAAAAGTATGACGCTAACCTTATTAATGCACAACTAAAATTAAACTACAAAATAACAGAAGATTTTAAACTGCAAGCTAGAGGGTCTGCAGTTTTGAAAGATGTTTTTGAAGATAGAGAAAGTCCTAAAACATACTTAAATTATGGTGATGCAAGAGAGGGTGATTATAAAACTTGGAATAATGAAAGGTTAACAGTAGATTATGATATTTTAGCATCATACAACAAAGCTATTAATGATAATATTTCTTTTGATATAAATGCTGGTGCGTCTACTTTTTACAGAAAATATCAACAAGAATATAACTCTACAGATGGTCTAGTAGTTCCTTTTGTGTACAGTTTAAATAATACAAAAGGAAACTTAAACGCCAGTACGTATTTAGAAGAAAAAGCTATAAACAGCGTATATGGTACCCTAGGTTTAGACTTATATAATGCAGTGTTTTTAACCGTTGCTGCAAGGAACGACTGGTCTTCTACTTTACCAAAAGAGAATAGGTCTTATTTCTACCCTTCGGCCTCATTAAGTACCATTGTGTCTAACTACATAACAATGCCAAAAGCTATAGATTATGTTAAGTTTTTTGGATCTTGGGCAAAAGTATCTAACGATTTAAGTCCGTATAACACAGAAGCATATTACTCTAATAATGGTGTTTTTGGTGGTAATGTAAAATTACAATATCCTAATGGGTTGGTTAATGCAGATATTAAACCAGAAAGCTCTACATCTTTTGAGTTAGGTATGTCTACTGCGTTCTTAAAAAACAAACTTAGTTTAGATGTAACTTATTACAATGTAGTAGATACAAACCAGATTATAGATTTACCAATATCTAATACTTCTGGATTTGAAAACAGAAAAGTGAACGGTAATGAGTATACAACTAATGGTTTAGAAGTGGTTTTAAACGCAACACCTATACGTACAGATAACTTTAGATGGGATATTGGTACAAACTGGAGTAAAAAAGTAAAAAAAATCACTGAAATTTATGGTAATAATGATAGGTATAATAATTTAAAATTAAACGAAAGAGCAGATAGTTACTATGCTACGGTTTGGCAAAAATCTGCAGATGGTGACTTAATATTAGGATCAAACGGCTTACCTATTAAAGATAATTTCCAGAGAAACTTAGGGCATTCAGATCCTAGCTGGACATTAGGATTGCAAAACTCTTTTAAGTTTAAAAATTTATCTGTAAATGTTGGTATAGATGGTGTTTGGGGAGGATTAATGAGGTCTTTAACAGTAGAGAAAATGTGGTGGGGTGGTAAACATCCAAATTCAACCGAATTTAGAGATGCAGAATATGCAGCAGGGCAACCTGTTTATGTGCCAAAAGGAGTAAATGTAACAAGCGGAGAGTTGGTTACAGACACAGATGGTACTGTAATTTCTGACACAAGAGAATATCAAAAAAATACAACGGCAGTTAGCTGGCAGACTTGGTCGCAAAATTATCCATATAGAGCAGCTGTATCTTATAAAGAGAATAAAAAGTTTGCCAATATTTTTGATCGTAGCTTCTTTAAACTACGTACACTTTCTTTTAAGTACAATTTTACAGAGTTAGTAAATATAGAAAGTATTAAAAACCTAGATATAACACTTAGTGGTTACAATTTATTTGTATGGAAAAAGGCAGATATTATAGACCCTGATTTTGGTAATGATAATAATTTACAAGATCCCTCTACAAGATATTTAGGGCTTGGTGTTAACGTTAAATTTTAG
- a CDS encoding dicarboxylate/amino acid:cation symporter produces the protein MLKKITSNLLFKVFIAIILGILIGLYLPESINRLFNTFKAVFSQFLGFAIPLIILGLIMPAIADLGKGAGKLLLITAAIAYGSTLFSGFSTYFVASGFFPSFIEAQTVENVGEGVEKLSPFFSITIPPVLDVMSALVLAFVIGLGLASQGESSLKKVANDFQKIIMMVIEKVIIPLLPLYILGIFSAIAYNGQVESVLSVFLKIIGIIFVMHFLLMLVQFIIAGAITKQNPIKALLNMAPAYLTALGTQSSAATIPVTLQQVQKNGVSPKVANFVVPLCATIHLAGSTMKIVACAVALMLMQGLDFNFTMFAGFVMMLGIAMVAAPGVPGGAIMAAVGILQTMLGFNAEAQALMIALYIAMDSFGTAANITGDGAIALIVNKIVNKIVNKDEVVV, from the coding sequence ATGCTTAAAAAAATTACATCAAACCTGCTATTTAAAGTGTTTATCGCAATCATTTTAGGTATACTTATAGGTTTGTATTTACCAGAATCTATAAATAGGTTATTTAATACTTTTAAAGCTGTTTTTAGTCAGTTTTTAGGTTTTGCTATTCCTTTAATAATTTTAGGTTTAATAATGCCTGCTATTGCAGATTTAGGCAAAGGAGCTGGTAAACTATTACTTATTACAGCTGCTATAGCTTATGGTTCTACTTTGTTCTCTGGATTTTCAACCTACTTTGTAGCATCTGGTTTTTTCCCTTCGTTTATAGAAGCACAAACCGTAGAAAATGTTGGTGAAGGCGTAGAAAAATTAAGTCCGTTTTTCTCTATAACAATTCCACCTGTGTTAGATGTAATGTCTGCCTTAGTATTGGCATTTGTTATAGGTTTAGGTTTAGCATCACAAGGAGAAAGTAGTTTAAAAAAAGTGGCTAACGATTTTCAGAAAATAATAATGATGGTTATAGAGAAGGTAATAATTCCTCTACTTCCTTTATACATCTTAGGTATTTTTTCTGCCATTGCTTATAATGGTCAAGTAGAGTCTGTATTAAGTGTGTTCCTAAAAATTATAGGAATTATTTTTGTAATGCACTTTTTACTAATGTTAGTACAGTTTATCATTGCTGGAGCAATAACCAAACAAAATCCAATAAAAGCATTGCTTAATATGGCACCTGCATACTTAACAGCTTTGGGTACACAGTCTTCTGCAGCTACCATACCAGTTACATTACAACAAGTACAAAAAAATGGTGTTTCTCCTAAGGTTGCTAATTTTGTGGTTCCGCTTTGTGCAACCATACATTTGGCTGGTAGTACAATGAAAATTGTTGCCTGTGCAGTAGCGCTTATGCTTATGCAAGGTTTAGATTTTAACTTTACAATGTTTGCAGGTTTTGTAATGATGTTGGGTATAGCAATGGTTGCTGCTCCAGGAGTTCCTGGTGGTGCAATTATGGCAGCTGTTGGTATTTTGCAAACAATGTTAGGTTTTAATGCAGAAGCGCAAGCGTTAATGATAGCACTTTACATTGCAATGGATAGTTTTGGTACTGCTGCTAATATAACAGGCGATGGTGCAATTGCACTTATTGTAAATAAGATAGTAAATAAGATAGTAAATAAAGATGAGGTTGTAGTTTAA
- a CDS encoding YegP family protein, with amino-acid sequence MSKPFYEIKKTNTNEYCFNLKNSEGEIVLYGETFKNIAKCKQQIIFVKQHAYDYDYYHSKVTQNNEYYFYLCLNEDTLLGKSKKYKTIEAKEMAIATVMLCATIATIKHFK; translated from the coding sequence ATGTCCAAACCATTTTATGAAATTAAAAAAACCAATACTAATGAGTACTGTTTTAACTTAAAAAATAGTGAAGGGGAAATAGTATTATATGGCGAAACTTTTAAAAATATAGCCAAGTGCAAACAACAAATTATTTTTGTAAAACAACACGCCTACGACTATGATTACTACCATAGCAAAGTAACCCAAAATAACGAGTACTATTTTTATTTGTGTTTAAATGAAGATACGCTACTAGGAAAAAGTAAAAAATATAAAACTATAGAAGCTAAAGAAATGGCCATAGCAACAGTAATGTTATGCGCAACAATAGCTACTATTAAGCATTTTAAGTGA